The following are from one region of the bacterium genome:
- a CDS encoding cob(I)yrinic acid a,c-diamide adenosyltransferase, with amino-acid sequence MTRIYTRTGDDGETSLIGGRRAPKADVRVDLYGEVDELNSHLGLAVALLGAAPPPAAAGDADAVRTLRDELSTIQSRLFDLGALLADPERSEQLAREGAPVPGLDEADLERAIDRMEGGLAPLRRFILPGGVPAAAALHVARTVCRRAERRTVAAARDIAVPAAVIRYLNRLSDYLFVAARRLDAAHGAAETVWTAYAPDGDDGTRP; translated from the coding sequence ATGACCCGCATCTACACCCGGACCGGCGACGACGGCGAGACGTCCCTCATCGGCGGGCGTCGCGCCCCCAAGGCGGACGTGCGCGTGGATCTCTACGGCGAGGTGGACGAGCTCAACAGCCACCTCGGCCTCGCGGTCGCCCTGCTCGGCGCCGCGCCGCCGCCCGCCGCCGCCGGCGACGCCGACGCGGTCCGGACGCTGCGCGACGAACTGTCGACGATCCAGTCGCGGCTGTTCGACCTCGGCGCCTTGCTGGCCGACCCCGAGCGCAGCGAGCAGCTCGCGCGCGAGGGCGCGCCGGTGCCCGGTCTCGACGAGGCGGACCTCGAGCGGGCGATCGACCGCATGGAGGGCGGCCTCGCGCCGCTGCGCCGCTTCATCCTGCCGGGTGGGGTCCCGGCCGCCGCGGCCCTGCACGTCGCGCGCACGGTGTGCCGGCGGGCCGAACGCCGCACCGTCGCCGCGGCCCGCGACATCGCCGTGCCCGCGGCGGTGATCCGCTACCTGAACCGCCTGAGCGACTACCTGTTCGTCGCCGCGCGCCGGCTCGACGCGGCCCACGGGGCGGCGGAGACCGTGTGGACCGCCTACGCGCCCGACGGCGATGACGGGACGCGGCCGTGA